TGGAAGACTCCGGCCATCTTCTGCGGCAGCTTCAGGAAGACGCTGGCGGTCTGCTTCAGTCCGTTGCCGATGACCCCGGGTACCTCGCTGACCGGCTGCCGTACGTAGATGTGCGTCGAGGCCAGCGACGCGCCGACCATGCCCGTCTTCTCGGTGACTGCCTTGCCGTTCGCGTCGGTGACCGCATTGCCGTCCGCGTCCAGTTTGGGCAGGGTGCCTTCCTCCGGCGTGACGGACAGGGTGATCTCCTGACCATCCCGACGTACGACGATCGGCACCGTTTCGCCCGCATGCGGGCGGATCTGCTGGGTCACCTGAGTGGGAGTGACGACGGCAACCCCGCCCACCGATACGACCTTGTCGCCATCCTTCAACCCGGCCTTGGCGGCGGGACTGCACGCACTGCTGGTGCACGGCGCGATGCCGCCCAGCACCGTGCCGGTGATCTTCGGGGTGCCGATCCCGACCAGGATGATCAGCATCAACACCGACGCGATGACCAGGTTCATGAACGGGCCGCCGAACATCACGGTGACCTTCTGCCAGGTCTTCAGCCGGTAGAAGGCTCGCTGGTCGTCGGCCTCACTGACCTCCGCCTGCGCTTCGTCGCGCATCTGGTCGACCAGTTGGCTGAACCGCCCGGTGGACGCGTTCGCGGCCCGATGCCCGGGTTTCGGCGGGAACATCCCGATCATCCGGATGTAGCCACCTAGCGGGATCGCCTTGATGCCGTACTCGGTCTCCCCGCGGGTCCGCGACCACACCGTCGGCCCGAAACCGACCATGTACTGAGTCACCTTGACGCCGAACTTCTTGGCCGGCACCAGGTGGCCGATCTCGTGCAGCGCAATGGACAACGCCACCCCGAGCGCGATGAGCAGGACGCCGACTACGAACAGCACGTTCGGCATCCTCGCACGCGCATCTGTCAGTCCTTCAATAGTTCGTGGGTGCGGATCCGCGCCCAGTCCTCGGCGGCGAGCACCGTGTCCAGATCCAGCTGTGTGTCCGGGGTGTGCTCGTCGACGACTCGCTGCACCGTCGGCACGATGTCGGTGAACGCGATCCGCCCGGCGTGGAACGCCTCGACGCACTCCTCGTTGGCCGCGTTGTAGACCGCCGGGAAGGTCCGGCCCGCCTCCCCGACCTGCCGGGCCAACGCCACCGCCGGGAACGCTTCGTTGTCCAGCGGCTCGAATTCCCAGCTGCGGGCCTGGGTCCAGTCGATCGGCGCCTCCGCGTCAGGCACCCGGTGCGGCCAGTCCAGCCCCAGGGAGATGGGCACCAGCATGCTGGGCGGGCCGCACTGCGCCACCGTTGAGCCGTCAACGAATTCCACCATCGAGTGGATGTACTGCTGCGGGTGCACCACGACCTCGATCTGCTCGAACGGCACGTCGAACAGCAGATGCGCCTCGATGACCTCCAAGCCCTTGTTGACCAAGGTGGCCGAGTTGGTGGTGATGACCTTGCCCATCGCGAAGTTCGGGTGGGCAAGCGCCTGCGCAGGGGTCACCGCTTTCAGTCGCTCAGGTGACCAGCCACGGAACGGGCCGCCGCTCGCGGTGACGACCAATCGGCGTACCTCGGGCTTGGTGCCTGCCAGCAGGCACTGGGCGATCGCGCTGTGCTCACTGTCGACGGGCACCAGCTGCCCCGGCTTCACCCGCTCCTTGACCAGCGGTCCGCCGACGATCAGCGACTCCTTGTTCGCCAGCGCCAACGTCGAACCAGCTTGCAGCGCAGCCAAAGTCGGGCGCAACCCGATCGATCCGGTGATCCCGTTCAGGACGACGTCGGCGCCACTTTGCGCAACGGCCACGCTCGCGTCGGGGCCGGTGACGATCTGTGGCAGGTACGCCGATCGG
The window above is part of the Branchiibius hedensis genome. Proteins encoded here:
- the dxr gene encoding 1-deoxy-D-xylulose-5-phosphate reductoisomerase; protein product: MAPVSSAASETQRTVALLGSTGSIGTQAVQIVTANPDRFRVVAISAGGRDLDLVARQAVQLQAERVGIASGQERDLATRIGELAREAGRSAYLPQIVTGPDASVAVAQSGADVVLNGITGSIGLRPTLAALQAGSTLALANKESLIVGGPLVKERVKPGQLVPVDSEHSAIAQCLLAGTKPEVRRLVVTASGGPFRGWSPERLKAVTPAQALAHPNFAMGKVITTNSATLVNKGLEVIEAHLLFDVPFEQIEVVVHPQQYIHSMVEFVDGSTVAQCGPPSMLVPISLGLDWPHRVPDAEAPIDWTQARSWEFEPLDNEAFPAVALARQVGEAGRTFPAVYNAANEECVEAFHAGRIAFTDIVPTVQRVVDEHTPDTQLDLDTVLAAEDWARIRTHELLKD
- a CDS encoding M50 family metallopeptidase, which translates into the protein MPNVLFVVGVLLIALGVALSIALHEIGHLVPAKKFGVKVTQYMVGFGPTVWSRTRGETEYGIKAIPLGGYIRMIGMFPPKPGHRAANASTGRFSQLVDQMRDEAQAEVSEADDQRAFYRLKTWQKVTVMFGGPFMNLVIASVLMLIILVGIGTPKITGTVLGGIAPCTSSACSPAAKAGLKDGDKVVSVGGVAVVTPTQVTQQIRPHAGETVPIVVRRDGQEITLSVTPEEGTLPKLDADGNAVTDANGKAVTEKTGMVGASLASTHIYVRQPVSEVPGVIGNGLKQTASVFLKLPQKMAGVFQAAFSGQQRDQESPVSVVGVGRLGGDVANDSHVALLDKVVMLLSLLAGLNLALFVFNLVPLLPLDGGHIAGALWEGVKRRIARLRGQTGEVYVDVAKGLPVAYAVALVLIGMSALLMYADIVNPVKF